In one window of Fibrobacter sp. DNA:
- a CDS encoding exodeoxyribonuclease V subunit beta, with protein sequence MDNFNIDEFKEDENLFIAASAGTGKTYTIQQVVARLVLNGLSLDQILIVTYTEKAAGELKDRIRKKVEEESLKFPGNAMLQQALRDIHSAPIGTIHSFCEKVSAEFAYEASVPFEQEMIDESAVEDLIEKLIRDNWIHEELFITFLKSGGNVERLSALLKSSIQTYIPETIVLPPDSDITAGGTVLPYSEQGKISEAKNYEDLLLVKSFAAAVHVLEGCSDQYITKSKTVKDLLNAIKEWRKGKALYSGTSFRINIERPQDDFEVALKTIVDFKNLLNSQKGIDTLLSQKCLFTYIPRLYREWEKEKRTKKIQSFNDMIRNVRNAVMVENSPLVRSLRQKFRYAIIDEFQDTNALQWDIFKKIFVEADDGQHHILVVGDPKQSIYSFQGADLNIYENAISEIGHGKALTTNWRSSNVMIEACNTLFETSPHFNLDFTPSNCPPDAKPDAEYKGKPVKPFWISAEDIEPKEYAEIVVNNIIDFCTFEGGKTRLQVPDKKTGALRSVKFSDFAILARTRSELEHVEYKLRKVGLPFLRYKDDNLFTSRECAEWSALLKAIDADNYSERNRNLLFAALLTDFWGKDLDYINAISAGEKSIAEISTFVKWHALAESRRWAELQESIYAESPNMGELYQPENLQSLNKIRQIGDYAVEYLYTTNCSLEELVRHLDALVTHSENALKDSSIVAKGTDLDVIQTMTIHASKGLEYPIVISVAGERGHAGSSGPYLVHSNTDSKRSLSFNEDAKELAKFESEEEWRRLFYVAFTRATHMLIMPRFAKMKKRADGKTQERKREMTWLSKTMDDFCQNSSNQEQFYERLVQRPVENVKERISLILDGMSKGEKDTGAIDVATLAEKMAAWKVWGRFPHSTSYSQIAHGTQEQETDEGRLQKDEGDGAARTAKDTSTYPRGAELGNALHKIFELVDFQKIGKADPKKLKEDSAFKELIVSSFLHESLDIDSHPDWLDTTIAFVWNTLNASLTVIEGNTKTGEAFSLSEIANDSRRSEMLFFMDLKSEREKEVINLYCKGFMDLLFKRNGRYCVLDWKSDYIDTYDEAAMKNQMLLRRYNVQQVLYSYVLIRWLKSFYPEMSEQEIFNNYFGGIYYVFFRGCRANENSGIVASTFGSFKELESLYKEIIA encoded by the coding sequence ATGGATAATTTCAACATCGATGAGTTCAAAGAAGACGAGAACCTGTTCATTGCCGCTTCCGCAGGGACCGGCAAGACGTACACGATCCAGCAAGTTGTTGCGCGGCTCGTTTTAAACGGCCTTTCGCTCGACCAGATTCTGATTGTCACCTATACCGAAAAGGCGGCGGGCGAACTCAAGGACCGCATCCGCAAAAAAGTCGAAGAAGAATCCTTGAAGTTTCCGGGGAACGCCATGCTGCAGCAGGCGCTCCGCGACATCCATAGCGCACCCATCGGCACCATCCATTCCTTCTGCGAAAAAGTTTCCGCCGAATTCGCATACGAAGCGAGCGTCCCGTTTGAACAGGAAATGATCGACGAGAGCGCCGTCGAGGACCTGATAGAAAAACTGATTCGCGACAACTGGATTCACGAAGAACTTTTCATCACGTTCTTAAAGAGCGGCGGCAACGTAGAAAGGCTTTCTGCGCTCCTGAAAAGTTCCATACAGACATACATTCCCGAAACTATAGTGCTTCCGCCCGATTCCGACATCACCGCGGGCGGCACCGTACTCCCTTACAGCGAACAGGGCAAGATAAGCGAAGCCAAGAACTACGAAGACCTGCTACTCGTAAAAAGCTTTGCCGCAGCGGTCCATGTTCTGGAAGGATGCTCTGATCAGTATATCACCAAGAGCAAGACCGTCAAAGATCTGCTCAACGCCATCAAGGAATGGCGCAAAGGAAAGGCCCTTTATAGCGGGACCTCGTTCCGCATCAATATCGAAAGGCCGCAAGACGATTTTGAAGTCGCCCTGAAAACCATTGTCGATTTCAAGAACCTGCTCAATTCCCAAAAGGGTATCGACACGCTTCTTTCGCAAAAATGCCTGTTCACCTACATTCCCCGATTGTACAGGGAATGGGAAAAGGAAAAACGAACCAAGAAGATACAGTCGTTCAACGACATGATCCGTAACGTGCGCAACGCCGTCATGGTCGAAAATTCTCCGCTGGTCCGTTCCCTCAGGCAAAAGTTCAGGTACGCCATCATCGACGAATTCCAGGACACGAACGCGCTCCAGTGGGACATCTTCAAGAAGATTTTTGTCGAAGCCGATGACGGGCAGCACCACATTTTGGTAGTAGGCGATCCCAAGCAATCCATCTATTCGTTCCAAGGCGCAGACCTCAATATCTACGAGAATGCCATTTCCGAAATCGGCCACGGGAAGGCGCTTACTACCAACTGGCGTTCCAGCAACGTGATGATTGAGGCGTGCAACACGCTGTTCGAAACGAGCCCGCATTTCAATCTCGATTTCACGCCGTCCAATTGCCCGCCAGATGCAAAGCCCGACGCGGAATACAAGGGAAAGCCTGTAAAGCCCTTCTGGATTAGCGCAGAAGACATCGAGCCGAAGGAATACGCCGAAATCGTCGTCAACAACATCATCGATTTTTGCACCTTCGAAGGCGGCAAGACAAGGTTGCAAGTTCCCGATAAAAAGACGGGCGCACTGCGGAGCGTGAAATTCTCGGATTTCGCCATTCTCGCCCGTACCCGATCCGAACTTGAACATGTCGAATACAAGTTGCGCAAGGTCGGGCTCCCGTTCTTGCGCTACAAAGACGACAACTTGTTTACCAGCAGGGAATGCGCCGAATGGAGCGCATTACTCAAGGCGATTGATGCGGATAATTACTCCGAAAGGAACCGCAATCTTCTGTTCGCCGCATTGCTGACGGATTTCTGGGGCAAGGACCTGGATTACATAAACGCCATCTCTGCCGGAGAAAAATCCATCGCGGAAATTTCCACGTTCGTCAAATGGCATGCGCTTGCGGAATCGCGCCGCTGGGCCGAACTGCAAGAAAGCATCTACGCAGAATCCCCCAACATGGGAGAACTCTACCAGCCCGAAAATCTCCAGAGCCTAAACAAGATTCGCCAAATCGGGGATTACGCCGTCGAATACCTCTACACGACCAACTGTTCGCTCGAAGAGTTGGTCCGCCACCTGGACGCCCTCGTCACCCATTCCGAAAACGCGCTGAAGGATTCCAGCATCGTCGCGAAGGGAACCGACCTCGACGTCATCCAGACCATGACCATCCATGCGTCAAAGGGGCTCGAATATCCGATCGTGATTTCCGTAGCGGGCGAACGCGGCCACGCGGGTTCCTCGGGGCCCTACCTGGTACATTCCAATACAGACTCCAAGAGGAGCCTGTCCTTCAACGAAGACGCGAAGGAACTTGCGAAGTTCGAATCAGAAGAAGAATGGCGCCGCCTGTTCTACGTCGCATTTACGCGCGCGACACACATGCTTATCATGCCCCGTTTCGCAAAGATGAAAAAGAGGGCCGATGGAAAAACGCAGGAGCGCAAGAGGGAGATGACATGGCTTTCCAAAACCATGGATGACTTCTGCCAGAACAGCTCAAACCAGGAACAGTTTTACGAGCGGCTCGTTCAAAGGCCTGTCGAGAACGTAAAGGAGCGAATCTCCCTGATTCTAGACGGCATGAGCAAGGGCGAAAAAGATACGGGCGCGATTGATGTCGCGACATTGGCCGAAAAGATGGCTGCCTGGAAGGTCTGGGGACGGTTCCCGCATTCCACGTCGTACTCGCAAATCGCGCACGGCACGCAGGAGCAGGAAACCGATGAAGGCCGCCTGCAAAAAGACGAAGGCGATGGCGCCGCACGCACCGCGAAGGACACAAGCACATACCCGCGCGGAGCGGAACTCGGTAACGCGCTGCACAAGATTTTCGAACTCGTCGATTTCCAAAAGATTGGCAAGGCAGACCCGAAAAAGCTAAAAGAAGATTCCGCGTTCAAGGAACTGATAGTCTCTTCGTTCTTGCACGAATCGCTGGATATCGATTCCCATCCCGACTGGCTCGACACGACCATCGCATTTGTCTGGAACACGCTCAACGCAAGCCTTACCGTTATCGAAGGCAATACAAAAACTGGGGAAGCCTTTAGCCTAAGCGAAATCGCAAACGATTCCCGCCGGAGCGAAATGCTCTTCTTCATGGATTTAAAATCCGAACGCGAAAAGGAAGTGATAAACTTGTACTGCAAAGGCTTTATGGACCTCCTGTTCAAGCGAAACGGGCGCTACTGCGTTCTGGACTGGAAATCGGACTACATCGATACATACGACGAAGCCGCCATGAAAAACCAGATGCTCCTG
- a CDS encoding exodeoxyribonuclease V subunit gamma has product MLHLNFALSLEHLADKMIDEVSSCWKDPFEAPIVIFPDPKLEQWFRLRWVQKKGVIANLEITTIDKFLFRVLSHGDTSKQKISTDILRNVLLAFLKGGALQQNTPILKELHSYLDGETGEIDDAKLFDFANTLAGLFLEYETSRPGNFISPLQSDHHEGLLAYWKQGDLRDFFSTKERIVPKEKWQRHIYAKLFHNDGGESLLTKTFKATVKRTNQKTEFLTLPYLFSQCNNNFDCDRPIFIFGLSGMGQFYRVILQEIANQKEVYAYIQNPCMEFWEDIDVRHVRHWNKANAPAGIALPKTADDDTEQNLDENENMLLKNWGRTGRENIRLWCLSSDYTFDFADADFRPDTLLHQVQYLVAHRKNIFDAELPQSNADDMTDRTLSLTAAPSTLREIEALHTEVCQLLQSGTRLDEMVVVSPNLDQYRTPIEQVFNAAKKDSPFYIPFTITDYPEKDSLIENAIGNLFEIHQQGYISRPAFFSLVKNPVVQASLSINPDYISAWEQWIVNMNVFRHGGKIREDDWEHCVNQLLLSQVSASPFRSESDGYVPYSDIESGNSDSVQKFIDCIDGLRKWIAFAREGLDAGDKNGIPQFEKMLSHWVSIPANEEEFVNEKSIWHKVQSAIDLLNIQFDAGAEYISWKIVQQTIQCACKNSRGGNNRLFNGGLTFMKFSVNRTIPAKHIFFIGANASVFPGRKRQNTMDLRSQAARWPGDDSVIDRNCYTFLCQLMSATEGFHISYINRNLQKDEELFPASVVRDLQFFIASSGVPCAKEFDEKKIPLDETRPADELFTQRALRNKKSLHIGANVNTPQEIQIEGKPIILPDKVSVRELKLFFDDPFRFQLAKSVRLPSIEENPEKELFEPIDLKAYDKSKLLKEFVHSILSEDFSGYTKTEQEWILKRKFPNGIFGEMVQQKYNDLAMDVSHKIQSGDFLIPATYQEKREALLSNGAHLWTLTTTLDWYSQLDEHRHILFTVKKNGGSAADFVKPYLDALLMAASSNTKDTAETFILRIYLCSSDKAQEKQFTVRPTDAALILEEVFDRAFIKKYGKCAPLQLLDDPLIQSFADYRYKLTSQNGPWEYFDGKNLFAPEKFSGFSIDNFREEWITAVKEQTLLLAPIWSGENG; this is encoded by the coding sequence ATGCTGCACCTGAATTTCGCACTGAGCCTGGAACATCTCGCCGACAAGATGATCGACGAAGTTTCATCGTGTTGGAAGGATCCGTTCGAGGCGCCCATCGTCATATTCCCGGACCCCAAACTGGAACAGTGGTTCCGCCTGCGCTGGGTGCAAAAGAAAGGTGTCATCGCGAATCTCGAAATCACGACGATAGACAAGTTCCTGTTCCGCGTCCTTTCGCACGGGGATACTTCGAAGCAGAAAATTTCGACAGATATCCTCCGGAACGTACTGCTCGCCTTCCTCAAGGGAGGCGCCCTACAGCAGAATACCCCAATCCTCAAGGAGCTCCATTCTTACTTGGATGGTGAAACCGGCGAAATCGACGATGCCAAACTTTTCGATTTTGCCAACACGCTTGCGGGCCTCTTTTTGGAATACGAGACGAGCCGCCCGGGCAACTTCATTTCTCCGCTGCAGAGCGACCATCACGAAGGCCTGCTCGCCTACTGGAAACAGGGCGACCTGCGCGACTTCTTCTCGACCAAGGAGAGAATCGTTCCCAAGGAGAAATGGCAGCGTCATATCTACGCCAAGCTGTTCCACAACGACGGTGGCGAATCGCTATTGACCAAGACGTTCAAGGCCACGGTAAAGCGCACCAACCAGAAAACTGAATTCCTGACGCTGCCCTACCTGTTTTCGCAATGCAACAACAATTTTGACTGCGACAGGCCCATCTTTATTTTCGGGCTCTCCGGAATGGGGCAGTTCTACCGCGTCATCCTGCAAGAAATCGCGAACCAGAAAGAGGTTTACGCCTATATCCAGAACCCATGCATGGAATTCTGGGAAGACATCGACGTAAGGCACGTGAGGCATTGGAACAAGGCAAACGCGCCCGCGGGAATCGCGCTGCCCAAAACGGCGGATGACGATACCGAACAGAACCTGGACGAAAACGAGAACATGCTGCTGAAAAACTGGGGCCGCACCGGGCGCGAAAACATAAGGCTCTGGTGCCTTTCCAGCGATTACACGTTCGATTTTGCCGATGCGGATTTCCGCCCCGACACGTTGCTGCACCAGGTGCAATATCTGGTTGCGCATCGCAAGAATATTTTTGATGCGGAACTCCCGCAAAGCAATGCGGACGATATGACGGACCGCACGCTTTCCCTGACGGCGGCGCCATCGACACTGCGCGAAATCGAGGCCCTCCATACGGAGGTCTGCCAGCTGCTGCAAAGCGGAACGCGCCTTGACGAAATGGTCGTCGTCTCCCCGAATCTCGACCAGTACAGGACTCCCATCGAGCAAGTCTTCAATGCGGCCAAGAAGGATTCCCCGTTCTACATTCCGTTCACCATTACGGATTATCCCGAAAAGGATTCCCTGATTGAAAACGCCATTGGCAACCTGTTCGAAATTCACCAGCAGGGCTATATTTCCAGGCCGGCATTTTTCAGTCTCGTAAAAAATCCCGTAGTCCAGGCATCGCTTTCCATAAATCCCGATTACATTTCCGCATGGGAACAATGGATCGTGAACATGAACGTGTTCCGTCACGGCGGCAAAATCCGCGAAGACGACTGGGAGCATTGCGTCAACCAGCTTTTGCTTTCGCAGGTGAGCGCAAGCCCGTTCCGCTCGGAAAGCGACGGCTACGTGCCTTATTCGGATATCGAATCGGGCAATTCGGATTCCGTGCAGAAGTTCATCGATTGCATTGACGGCCTTCGCAAATGGATCGCCTTTGCGCGGGAAGGCCTCGATGCAGGCGACAAGAACGGCATCCCGCAATTCGAAAAAATGCTTTCTCACTGGGTTTCCATCCCGGCAAACGAAGAAGAATTCGTGAACGAGAAAAGCATCTGGCACAAGGTCCAAAGCGCCATTGATTTGCTGAACATCCAGTTCGATGCCGGAGCCGAATACATTTCCTGGAAAATTGTCCAGCAGACCATCCAATGCGCCTGCAAGAACTCCCGCGGAGGCAACAATCGCCTGTTCAATGGCGGCCTCACATTCATGAAGTTCTCCGTCAACCGGACAATCCCCGCCAAGCACATCTTCTTCATTGGGGCAAACGCTAGCGTATTCCCCGGCCGCAAAAGGCAGAACACGATGGATTTGCGCTCGCAGGCCGCGCGATGGCCCGGCGACGATTCCGTCATCGACCGCAACTGCTATACATTCCTGTGCCAGTTGATGAGCGCCACGGAAGGTTTCCACATCAGTTACATCAACAGGAACCTGCAAAAAGACGAGGAACTTTTCCCCGCATCTGTGGTACGCGACCTGCAGTTCTTCATCGCATCTTCGGGCGTGCCATGCGCGAAGGAATTCGACGAGAAGAAAATCCCGCTGGACGAAACGCGCCCGGCCGACGAACTGTTCACGCAGCGCGCGCTTCGGAACAAGAAGAGCCTCCACATTGGCGCCAACGTAAATACTCCGCAGGAAATTCAAATCGAAGGCAAGCCGATAATCCTCCCGGACAAGGTATCCGTACGGGAACTCAAGTTGTTTTTTGACGACCCGTTCCGATTCCAGCTGGCGAAATCCGTGCGCCTGCCCTCTATCGAAGAAAACCCGGAAAAGGAACTCTTTGAACCCATCGACCTGAAGGCCTACGACAAGTCGAAACTGCTCAAGGAATTTGTCCATTCCATATTGAGCGAAGACTTTAGCGGATACACGAAGACAGAACAGGAATGGATTCTGAAAAGAAAGTTCCCGAACGGAATCTTCGGTGAAATGGTCCAGCAAAAGTACAACGATTTGGCGATGGATGTTTCGCACAAAATCCAGAGCGGTGACTTCTTGATTCCGGCGACTTACCAGGAAAAGCGGGAAGCCCTGCTGAGCAACGGCGCCCACCTCTGGACACTCACGACCACGCTGGACTGGTATTCGCAACTGGACGAACACAGGCATATCCTTTTCACGGTAAAGAAGAACGGCGGCTCCGCCGCAGATTTTGTCAAGCCGTATCTCGACGCCCTCCTTATGGCAGCATCGAGCAACACGAAAGACACCGCGGAAACCTTCATCCTCCGCATTTACCTGTGTTCCAGCGATAAAGCACAAGAAAAACAATTTACGGTACGGCCCACGGACGCTGCGCTAATACTGGAAGAGGTTTTCGACCGTGCCTTCATTAAGAAATACGGGAAATGCGCCCCGCTACAATTGCTCGATGACCCATTGATTCAATCCTTCGCAGATTATCGCTACAAGCTGACAAGCCAAAACGGCCCATGGGAATATTTTGACGGAAAAAACCTTTTTGCTCCGGAAAAATTCTCGGGTTTCTCGATAGACAATTTCAGGGAAGAATGGATTACCGCCGTCAAGGAACAGACTCTACTTCTTGCGCCCATTTGGAGTGGTGAAAATGGATAA